A part of Polyangiaceae bacterium genomic DNA contains:
- a CDS encoding CarD family transcriptional regulator, which yields MASQTNGSNGTSSPTFSVGDKAVHPSHGVGEVMELEQRELGGRNATIYVLRIMDTGLKVMVPMEAAERVGLRRVMQADQAEEIFDILKAPEVAVDVQPWSRRFRAYTEMLKSGLPTEIAKVLRDMYRLKFDKDLSFGERRLLDQARSLLVQELALAKEVEPASIEGEIKQILTA from the coding sequence ATGGCGTCACAGACCAACGGTTCAAACGGAACCTCTTCGCCGACTTTTAGCGTTGGCGACAAAGCAGTACACCCGTCCCACGGCGTGGGCGAGGTGATGGAACTCGAGCAACGAGAGCTCGGGGGTCGCAACGCCACGATCTACGTGCTGCGCATCATGGACACCGGCCTCAAGGTGATGGTGCCGATGGAAGCCGCCGAGCGAGTTGGGCTGCGGCGCGTCATGCAGGCGGATCAGGCCGAAGAGATCTTCGACATCCTCAAGGCCCCCGAGGTGGCGGTGGATGTCCAGCCCTGGAGCCGACGTTTCCGTGCCTACACGGAGATGCTCAAGAGCGGCCTGCCCACGGAAATCGCCAAGGTGCTCCGGGACATGTACCGCTTGAAGTTCGACAAGGATCTGAGCTTCGGCGAGCGCCGCTTGTTGGATCAAGCGCGCAGCCTGCTCGTGCAGGAGCTGGCCCTCGCCAAAGAGGTGGAGCCGGCCAGCATCGAAGGCGAGATCAAGCAGATCCTCACCGCTTAA
- a CDS encoding glycosyltransferase family 4 protein, which yields MPRLVIDARSVVAKKSGIGNYVDALVRHMAPLSGDLDLCLLRHPDARELGPLVDGVPELFFRGETKSTPTVFALAREVDLSVFDLYHSPADLVPLSIPIPWVVTIHDLMWVEAPRLASAFLPVRIANGLWYSANIRRSVAGAAKVIAISEATRVAISRHYPRHVHKTSVIHHGIEHERFQAQLATPAPRSLLNEYLPPDARYSLIVGQGSPYKNHPAMIRAFVEAFKDDPGHKLVLLRRFARVDSEMSQLLKRADVKERVIPISFVSDEVLIALYRHARMLLFASLYEGFGLPGLEAMALGTPVLGSTAPAVQEITGPGALHAVPDSHTDLVRCMQRLDRDERLRARLLREAAEWVKGYQWDDAARKTLAVYRAALSPGAS from the coding sequence ATGCCCCGCTTGGTGATCGACGCTCGCTCCGTGGTGGCGAAGAAGAGCGGCATCGGCAACTACGTCGATGCGCTGGTTCGCCACATGGCGCCGCTGAGCGGCGATCTCGACTTGTGTCTCTTGCGTCACCCCGATGCGCGCGAACTCGGACCTTTGGTTGATGGGGTGCCAGAGCTGTTTTTCCGTGGTGAGACGAAGAGCACCCCGACGGTATTCGCGCTCGCTCGCGAAGTGGACCTCTCAGTCTTTGATTTGTACCACTCGCCCGCAGACTTGGTGCCGTTGAGCATTCCCATTCCCTGGGTGGTGACGATTCACGATCTCATGTGGGTCGAAGCACCTCGGTTGGCCTCTGCGTTTCTCCCTGTGCGGATCGCGAATGGGCTCTGGTACAGCGCCAACATTCGGCGCTCGGTCGCTGGCGCGGCGAAGGTGATCGCGATCTCCGAGGCGACGCGGGTTGCGATCTCACGTCACTACCCGCGGCATGTCCACAAGACCAGCGTGATTCACCACGGAATCGAGCACGAGAGGTTTCAGGCGCAGCTGGCCACACCTGCGCCGCGCTCGCTGCTCAACGAGTACCTTCCGCCTGACGCGCGCTATTCCCTGATCGTCGGTCAAGGCTCGCCATACAAGAACCATCCAGCGATGATTCGCGCCTTCGTCGAGGCGTTCAAGGATGACCCGGGTCACAAGCTGGTGCTGCTGCGCCGGTTCGCTCGCGTTGACTCCGAGATGAGCCAGTTGCTCAAGCGTGCGGACGTGAAGGAGCGCGTGATTCCGATTTCATTCGTGTCGGATGAAGTGCTCATCGCGCTCTACCGACATGCGCGCATGCTGCTGTTCGCTAGCCTGTACGAAGGCTTTGGCCTGCCTGGGCTCGAGGCGATGGCACTGGGCACGCCGGTGCTCGGGTCTACCGCGCCCGCCGTGCAGGAAATCACCGGGCCAGGCGCACTCCACGCGGTGCCAGATAGCCACACGGATCTAGTGCGTTGCATGCAGCGCCTCGACCGGGATGAGCGGCTTCGTGCGCGCCTGCTACGCGAGGCTGCCGAGTGGGTAAAGGGCTACCAGTGGGACGATGCCGCGCGGAAAACGCTCGCGGTTTATCGGGCCGCGTTGTCGCCCGGTGCGAGCTAG
- the def gene encoding peptide deformylase, with protein MTILKIAQLGEPVLRERAREVSAEEIGSPELERLIEDMVETMRDADGAGLAAPQVYRSLRLCVIEVSNNSRYPGLPEQPLLVLINPELEAVLEVPGVVGEHEAIEMYEGCLSVHGIRGRVRRPRKVRFRALDRLGNPISGTWEGLASAVIQHETDHLDGTLFVDKADPRSLCFLREFARYVPPQDRFRDTAERQEDSA; from the coding sequence ATGACGATTTTGAAGATCGCGCAGCTTGGGGAGCCCGTACTGCGGGAACGTGCCAGGGAAGTGTCCGCGGAAGAAATTGGGAGCCCAGAGTTGGAGCGGCTGATCGAAGACATGGTGGAGACCATGCGCGACGCCGACGGCGCGGGCTTGGCAGCTCCTCAGGTCTATCGATCGCTCCGGCTGTGCGTGATCGAGGTGAGCAACAATTCGCGCTACCCGGGACTGCCGGAGCAGCCCCTGCTCGTGCTCATCAACCCCGAGCTCGAGGCGGTGCTCGAGGTGCCCGGAGTGGTAGGGGAGCACGAGGCGATCGAAATGTATGAGGGTTGCCTGTCGGTTCACGGGATTCGGGGGAGAGTGCGACGTCCGCGCAAAGTGCGGTTCCGGGCCCTGGATCGCCTGGGCAACCCCATCTCGGGCACCTGGGAGGGCCTTGCCTCTGCTGTAATCCAGCACGAGACGGATCATCTGGATGGCACTTTGTTCGTGGACAAGGCAGACCCACGAAGCCTGTGCTTCTTGAGGGAATTCGCCCGCTACGTGCCTCCCCAAGATAGATTCCGCGACACCGCCGAACGCCAAGAAGATTCCGCATGA
- a CDS encoding serine/threonine protein kinase encodes MSRRPQAGDVIRGKYRIIRLIGDGGMGTVYEAKHEVLGTPVALKFLHPELAKRPGLVSRFLQEAKVSASIQSPHVTRVTDVDQTEDGAAFIVMELLSGEPLQAVLDREHKLSRDRAIDFALQMLSGLEAAHALGVVHRDLKPDNVFITRTSGGPLLRLLDFGIAKLRETNEYKKGLTRPGAIMGTPEYMAPEQAYSADQVDHRADIYSMGAMLYEMLAGQRPANGEDAHMIISQVTTGRVKRITEYDQTIPEPLAEVIHRAMAPRPEDRFASATEMRLALARYAGELSHAGRLAATPAPPSGDYPPTEKDGGPPPASKSTVPKTLPPEDEAPPVAVGTEQGDFGKGGTQEVSPQVVQEQMRMTGMQPQSPYGPPPQGAVPGGTTPGPMGPGGVPGPGGMPGAMGMPGAGPMGGPPGYYPQGAPRKKGGKGIIWLLLTVMLGAGAAAAVIIVTQQDDDPPPTFPTIDTAPNTTVAPENTSPTPTPPTATDEPAPTATSTSTSRPSSPTNPKPKADAGAPDAGVPQIPPFTLPSTLPPIPSTLPPFPTNLPQIPGLPPLQPQPAPSN; translated from the coding sequence ATGAGCCGTAGACCGCAAGCTGGAGACGTAATCCGAGGCAAGTACCGCATCATCCGCCTGATTGGTGATGGCGGCATGGGCACCGTGTACGAAGCGAAACACGAGGTGCTGGGGACTCCGGTCGCGCTCAAGTTCCTACACCCCGAACTGGCGAAGCGCCCTGGACTGGTTTCACGTTTCCTCCAGGAAGCAAAAGTATCAGCGAGCATTCAGAGTCCTCACGTGACCCGCGTCACGGATGTGGATCAGACGGAGGATGGCGCCGCGTTCATCGTGATGGAGCTGCTCAGCGGGGAGCCACTCCAGGCGGTGCTCGATCGCGAGCACAAGCTCTCCCGAGACCGAGCCATCGATTTTGCGTTGCAGATGCTCAGCGGGCTCGAGGCGGCGCACGCCCTTGGGGTGGTCCACCGCGACCTGAAGCCGGACAACGTGTTCATCACGCGCACCAGCGGCGGCCCGTTGCTCAGGTTGCTCGACTTCGGCATCGCGAAGCTGCGAGAGACGAACGAGTACAAGAAGGGGCTGACTCGCCCGGGCGCGATCATGGGCACGCCGGAGTACATGGCGCCTGAGCAGGCGTACTCGGCGGACCAAGTCGACCATCGGGCGGACATCTATTCGATGGGCGCGATGCTCTACGAAATGTTGGCCGGGCAGCGACCGGCCAACGGCGAAGACGCCCACATGATCATCTCACAGGTCACCACTGGCCGCGTGAAGCGCATCACCGAGTACGATCAAACCATCCCCGAGCCTTTGGCTGAGGTGATCCACAGGGCAATGGCTCCGCGGCCCGAGGACCGCTTCGCCTCCGCAACGGAAATGCGCCTCGCGCTGGCTCGCTACGCTGGCGAGCTCAGCCACGCAGGCAGGCTTGCCGCCACGCCGGCGCCACCCAGCGGGGACTATCCCCCGACAGAGAAAGACGGCGGGCCGCCCCCGGCGTCGAAGAGCACAGTTCCGAAGACCCTCCCCCCCGAGGACGAAGCACCACCAGTCGCGGTAGGGACCGAACAAGGCGACTTCGGCAAAGGCGGCACCCAGGAGGTCTCGCCCCAGGTCGTGCAGGAACAGATGCGCATGACGGGCATGCAGCCCCAGAGCCCGTACGGTCCACCACCCCAAGGAGCAGTTCCGGGCGGAACTACGCCGGGGCCGATGGGGCCTGGTGGCGTTCCGGGACCGGGCGGCATGCCTGGCGCGATGGGGATGCCCGGTGCCGGCCCCATGGGTGGACCGCCTGGCTACTACCCCCAAGGCGCGCCCCGCAAGAAGGGCGGGAAGGGCATCATCTGGCTCCTGCTGACCGTGATGCTCGGCGCCGGGGCCGCCGCAGCGGTGATCATCGTCACCCAACAGGACGACGACCCGCCCCCGACTTTCCCAACGATCGACACCGCGCCAAACACCACCGTCGCTCCGGAAAACACCAGCCCGACACCCACGCCTCCGACAGCAACGGACGAGCCAGCTCCCACGGCAACGTCTACCTCGACGTCGCGTCCCAGCTCGCCGACCAACCCGAAGCCGAAGGCGGATGCAGGAGCACCCGACGCGGGTGTGCCTCAAATTCCCCCGTTCACGCTACCGTCGACGTTGCCACCGATCCCGTCGACGCTGCCGCCGTTCCCGACGAACTTGCCGCAAATCCCAGGCTTGCCTCCACTCCAGCCGCAACCGGCTCCAAGTAACTAG
- a CDS encoding tyrosine--tRNA ligase: MSAVSIDEQLELLTRGVVDLHEKADLAERLKAGRPLKIKTGFDPTRPDLHVGHTVLMQKMRQFQELGHHVVFLIGDFTAMVGDPTGQNDSRPRLTREQVLASAETYKAQAFKVLDPKLTEVRYNSEWLGKLSLDQVIELAAKRTVARTMERRDFRERFEQNRDIYLHEFLYPLLQGYDSVALESDVEIGGTDQLFNLMVGRDLMKHYGKQPQIVITTPILEGIDARIENGKVVGKKMSKSADNYIGVTEAPIEMFRKCMQIDDSVIWRFYDLLSGRSNADIEQIRKESGPLDAKKLFAEELITRFHDAAAAATARQQFESTYLKDGIPDDVPEFSFTTEGDGLSLSKALNDADLVKSTSEGRRMIEQGGVEVDGERVTDVKHLLKRGTRSLLRVGSKKRRFAYVSVQ; this comes from the coding sequence ATGAGCGCTGTGAGCATCGATGAGCAGCTAGAGCTGCTAACCCGTGGTGTCGTCGACCTGCATGAGAAGGCGGATCTGGCCGAACGCTTGAAGGCGGGTCGTCCGCTGAAGATCAAAACCGGGTTCGATCCCACGCGCCCCGATCTGCACGTTGGGCACACCGTGCTGATGCAGAAGATGCGTCAGTTCCAGGAGTTGGGTCATCACGTGGTGTTTCTGATCGGAGACTTCACGGCGATGGTTGGTGACCCTACCGGCCAGAACGATTCGCGGCCGCGCCTCACGCGCGAACAGGTCTTGGCGTCGGCAGAGACCTACAAGGCGCAAGCGTTCAAGGTGCTAGACCCGAAGCTCACAGAGGTCCGCTACAACAGCGAGTGGCTCGGCAAGCTCTCACTCGATCAGGTGATCGAGCTAGCGGCCAAGCGCACGGTGGCGCGCACCATGGAACGCCGGGACTTCCGCGAGCGCTTCGAGCAGAACCGCGACATCTACCTGCACGAGTTCCTCTACCCGCTGCTGCAAGGCTACGACTCTGTGGCGTTGGAGAGCGATGTGGAGATCGGGGGCACCGACCAGCTCTTCAATCTGATGGTGGGCCGCGATCTGATGAAGCACTACGGCAAGCAGCCGCAGATCGTCATCACCACACCGATCCTCGAGGGCATCGACGCGCGCATCGAAAACGGCAAGGTCGTCGGCAAGAAGATGAGCAAGTCCGCGGACAACTACATCGGTGTCACCGAGGCGCCGATCGAGATGTTCCGCAAATGCATGCAGATCGACGACAGCGTCATCTGGCGCTTCTACGATCTACTCAGCGGACGCAGCAACGCCGACATCGAACAAATCCGCAAGGAATCTGGCCCACTGGACGCGAAGAAGCTATTCGCAGAGGAGTTGATCACGCGCTTCCACGACGCCGCTGCTGCCGCGACGGCGCGCCAGCAGTTCGAGTCCACGTACCTGAAGGACGGCATCCCCGACGATGTCCCTGAGTTCAGCTTCACGACCGAGGGCGACGGGCTCTCACTCAGTAAGGCTCTGAACGACGCGGACCTGGTGAAGTCGACCAGCGAGGGTCGCCGTATGATCGAACAAGGCGGCGTCGAAGTGGATGGTGAACGCGTGACCGACGTCAAACATCTACTCAAGCGAGGTACTCGTAGCCTCTTGCGCGTCGGTTCGAAGAAGCGCCGCTTTGCTTACGTGAGCGTGCAGTAG
- a CDS encoding cob(I)yrinic acid a,c-diamide adenosyltransferase, which produces MKIYTRTGDDGTTGLFGGARVSKFDARVEAYGTVDEANSILGLARAAGVSGALDESLARIQGELFTLGAELACAPGKEDKLGLETVGDSHIQTLEHEIDALEAGLEPLKNFILPGGSMAAAFLHQARCVCRRAERRVLEAREQAPIREQVVRYLNRLSDLLFVQARAANHQAGHVDVAWTPRAKG; this is translated from the coding sequence ATGAAGATCTACACCCGTACGGGTGACGATGGCACGACTGGCCTTTTCGGTGGCGCTCGCGTGTCCAAGTTCGATGCCCGCGTCGAGGCATACGGCACTGTGGACGAAGCGAACAGCATCCTGGGGCTCGCGCGAGCTGCGGGCGTCAGCGGGGCCCTGGACGAGTCGCTAGCTCGCATTCAAGGCGAGCTTTTCACGCTTGGCGCGGAACTGGCCTGTGCTCCAGGCAAGGAAGACAAGCTCGGATTGGAGACCGTGGGCGACTCGCACATCCAGACCCTCGAACATGAGATCGACGCGCTAGAAGCAGGCCTCGAACCGCTGAAGAACTTCATCTTGCCGGGTGGCTCGATGGCAGCAGCCTTTTTGCACCAGGCGCGCTGCGTCTGTCGCCGCGCGGAAAGAAGGGTGCTCGAAGCGCGGGAGCAAGCTCCGATCCGCGAACAGGTCGTACGCTACTTGAACCGTCTGAGCGATCTGCTGTTCGTACAGGCCCGGGCGGCGAATCACCAGGCCGGACACGTCGACGTGGCGTGGACTCCCAGAGCCAAAGGCTAG
- a CDS encoding SDR family NAD(P)-dependent oxidoreductase yields MAWSAKRIGDLSGVKAIVTGANSGIGLEATRELLRHGAHVILACRTPSKAESALKGLERDVPNCQAEMMQLDLASLASIERFAGEVSGPLDLLINNAGVMAIPRRETEDGFEMQIGTNHLGHFALTGRLLPRILEAAAAGKRPRVVTVSSQAHRIGILNLDDIHGARSYDKWAAYGQSKLANLLFMQELAKRFEAHAVSALSVACHPGYASTNLQAVGPNMEGSTLFKRLTDVGNVLFAQSAASGALPTLYAACGDDIENGDYAGPRGPAEFWGKPKKTRGNTESQDPNAMRGLWELSERLTGVSYSFG; encoded by the coding sequence ATGGCCTGGAGTGCGAAGCGGATTGGTGATCTGTCCGGGGTGAAGGCAATCGTCACGGGTGCCAACAGCGGCATCGGACTGGAGGCGACCCGAGAGCTGCTGCGGCACGGAGCCCACGTCATCCTCGCTTGTAGGACGCCTAGCAAGGCAGAGTCAGCCCTGAAAGGGCTAGAGCGGGACGTTCCCAATTGTCAGGCGGAAATGATGCAGCTTGACCTCGCGAGTCTTGCCTCCATCGAGCGCTTCGCTGGAGAGGTGAGCGGGCCGCTGGATTTGCTGATCAACAACGCGGGCGTGATGGCCATCCCGCGTCGCGAAACCGAAGACGGTTTCGAGATGCAGATCGGCACCAACCACTTGGGGCACTTTGCGCTGACGGGTCGCCTGCTGCCGCGCATCCTGGAGGCGGCTGCGGCCGGCAAGCGGCCCCGAGTCGTGACGGTGAGCAGCCAAGCGCACCGCATTGGCATCCTCAACCTGGACGACATTCATGGGGCGCGGAGCTACGACAAGTGGGCAGCCTACGGCCAAAGCAAGCTGGCGAACCTGCTGTTCATGCAGGAGCTCGCCAAGCGCTTCGAGGCTCACGCTGTTTCCGCGCTCAGTGTTGCCTGCCACCCGGGCTACGCCTCGACCAACCTGCAAGCGGTCGGTCCGAATATGGAAGGTTCAACGCTGTTCAAGCGACTGACTGATGTGGGCAACGTGCTCTTCGCGCAGTCCGCCGCATCCGGGGCATTGCCAACGCTCTACGCTGCCTGCGGTGATGACATCGAGAACGGCGACTACGCTGGACCGCGTGGGCCGGCAGAATTCTGGGGAAAGCCGAAAAAGACGCGGGGCAACACAGAGTCTCAAGACCCCAACGCGATGCGCGGGTTGTGGGAACTATCCGAGCGCCTCACAGGCGTGAGCTACTCGTTCGGCTGA
- a CDS encoding HAMP domain-containing histidine kinase, whose product MADGSRRTRLLTFLLVPLVVLAVGVLATVTFRTSFQLEKLREQSVVEATLSLANEKADRLDKLIVEQDDAVASDVNIGDFSTLTQRWLKGAARQTPTVRAVLVVHLRRPLRDVVAFASRAPGPEDETFRRLLTQRMLNDMVLDEEPKRGLRHLHKSYAGVNYLVSYWQRRHDGNDYLIVAWHDVPRIVHEIFPRVYSERGDQSRINVVDAEGRIVYGPPLSGGEFTVGRPFATTLYKWRVNVTLTSAEELAENVARRRVLEMVLVGLSGIVVIAGIIVVLVAAARERRLSQLKSEFVANVSHELKTPLSLVRMFGELLQSGRVESPEKRDQYLQIIVDESERLGQLIENVLDFARVERGKVAYDMTEGGVGEVVARAVEACRMRADREQVKLDLVIPGGSDVALRDEGALEVAVINLVDNALKYAKSGELVRVEVRQVTGYTEVRVSDCGPGIPLEDKKRIFERFERGRGAQEQKVRGSGIGLALVKHIAEAHGGRAWVEPNQPRGSTFVFTIPRLQRPSRSAAVASGAPAV is encoded by the coding sequence GTGGCTGACGGATCACGCCGAACTCGATTGCTCACCTTCCTGCTGGTGCCCTTGGTGGTGCTTGCAGTTGGTGTGCTCGCGACGGTGACGTTTCGTACCTCATTCCAGCTAGAGAAGCTGCGTGAGCAGTCGGTCGTCGAGGCCACGCTGTCCCTCGCCAACGAAAAGGCGGATCGCCTCGACAAGCTGATTGTCGAGCAGGACGACGCGGTTGCCAGCGACGTCAACATCGGGGACTTCAGTACCCTGACCCAGCGTTGGCTGAAGGGCGCGGCGAGGCAGACACCCACCGTTCGCGCCGTGTTGGTCGTGCACCTACGGCGACCCCTACGGGACGTCGTGGCGTTCGCTTCGCGCGCGCCGGGACCTGAAGACGAGACGTTTCGTCGCCTACTGACGCAGCGCATGTTGAACGACATGGTGCTCGATGAGGAGCCCAAGCGCGGTCTGCGCCACCTACACAAGTCGTACGCCGGGGTGAACTACCTCGTCAGCTACTGGCAAAGGCGCCACGACGGCAACGACTACCTCATCGTCGCCTGGCACGACGTGCCCCGCATCGTTCACGAAATATTTCCACGCGTTTATTCTGAGCGGGGGGACCAGAGCCGTATCAACGTCGTGGACGCAGAGGGTCGCATCGTCTACGGGCCGCCCCTCTCCGGCGGTGAGTTCACCGTCGGGCGCCCGTTTGCGACCACACTCTACAAGTGGCGGGTCAACGTGACGCTGACATCCGCCGAAGAACTCGCGGAAAACGTAGCTCGACGTCGCGTCTTGGAGATGGTGCTGGTTGGCTTGAGCGGAATAGTCGTCATCGCCGGCATCATCGTGGTGTTGGTCGCCGCTGCGCGCGAACGGCGCCTCAGTCAGCTGAAGAGCGAGTTCGTCGCCAACGTCTCCCACGAACTCAAAACGCCGCTCTCTTTGGTGCGGATGTTTGGTGAGCTGCTTCAGAGCGGCCGTGTCGAAAGCCCGGAGAAGCGCGACCAGTACCTGCAGATCATCGTCGACGAGAGCGAGCGCCTAGGACAGTTGATAGAGAACGTGCTCGACTTTGCCCGGGTCGAACGTGGGAAAGTTGCCTACGACATGACTGAGGGCGGCGTGGGAGAGGTTGTCGCCCGGGCTGTGGAAGCCTGTCGCATGCGTGCGGATCGTGAGCAGGTGAAGCTCGATCTAGTGATTCCTGGAGGAAGCGACGTCGCGTTGCGCGATGAGGGGGCGCTCGAGGTTGCGGTGATCAACTTGGTCGACAACGCCCTCAAGTACGCGAAGTCCGGTGAACTCGTGCGCGTCGAGGTGCGCCAGGTCACGGGCTACACCGAGGTGCGGGTTAGCGACTGCGGGCCCGGGATCCCACTTGAAGACAAGAAGCGCATCTTCGAGCGCTTCGAACGGGGACGTGGCGCGCAGGAGCAGAAGGTGCGAGGGAGCGGCATTGGGCTCGCCCTGGTGAAGCACATCGCAGAAGCCCACGGAGGCCGCGCGTGGGTCGAACCCAATCAGCCCCGGGGCAGTACCTTCGTCTTCACCATACCGAGGCTCCAGCGACCTTCGCGCTCTGCCGCCGTGGCCTCTGGCGCGCCGGCTGTTTGA